From one Nonomuraea polychroma genomic stretch:
- a CDS encoding RrF2 family transcriptional regulator, protein MRLSARVDYALRAAAELAAAGAGPTTVGELAKEQDMPPKYLENILLQMRRAGLVRGQRGPEGGYVLARPAADISLADVIRAVDGPLANVRGERPEHVGYRGPAESLQQVWIALRATERSILEEVTLEQVASGALPERVRQLAADPAAWD, encoded by the coding sequence ATGCGCCTCTCCGCTCGTGTCGACTACGCACTCCGAGCCGCCGCCGAACTCGCCGCAGCCGGTGCGGGCCCGACCACCGTGGGCGAACTCGCCAAGGAACAGGACATGCCGCCCAAATACCTGGAGAACATCCTGCTCCAGATGCGCCGCGCCGGGCTGGTGCGGGGGCAGCGAGGGCCGGAGGGCGGCTACGTGCTGGCCAGGCCCGCCGCCGACATCTCACTGGCGGACGTGATCAGGGCCGTGGACGGCCCGCTGGCCAACGTACGCGGCGAGCGGCCCGAGCACGTCGGCTACCGGGGGCCCGCGGAGTCGTTGCAGCAGGTGTGGATCGCGTTGCGGGCGACCGAGCGCTCCATCCTGGAGGAGGTCACGCTGGAACAGGTCGCCTCGGGGGCGCTGCCCGAGCGGGTGCGCCAGCTCGCCGCGGACCCCGCCGCCTGGGACTGA
- a CDS encoding ROK family transcriptional regulator, whose amino-acid sequence MERRPGVPRLLREINDRAALELLLATGPMTRGQIGDLTGLSKVTASQTLARLEERGLVEVVGTQAGGRGPNAALYSVIASSAYVAGLEVGPDLISSAVADIHGHTIADVTVDPHAHDDPVSAVHEAIVKACRGAKVGLGKLRGVVIGTPGVVDPRSGDVRFSFDLPGWHEGIHEALAGDLRREVTIENDVNLAALAERADGAAKGLDDFVLLWSSRGLGMAVMLGGKLHRGRSGSAGEIGYLPVPGVPLPEDIRTLPGRLPSLAGGLQSLVSAEAVSELAQEYGFAAESAGECVRVAVAAGAEGEPLLDEVAHRLALGVAAVCVILDPGLVVLGGEVGHAGGRALTSRVEEAVAKICPVRPHVATSTVEGNPVLRGAVLAALQQAREEIFSS is encoded by the coding sequence GTGGAGCGACGCCCTGGTGTGCCCAGACTGCTCAGGGAGATCAATGACCGGGCCGCACTGGAGCTGTTACTGGCCACCGGTCCGATGACACGCGGCCAGATCGGCGATCTGACCGGCCTGTCCAAGGTCACGGCGTCACAGACGCTGGCCAGGTTGGAGGAGCGCGGCCTGGTCGAGGTGGTCGGCACGCAGGCCGGCGGGCGGGGGCCCAATGCGGCGCTTTACTCGGTTATCGCCTCGAGCGCGTACGTCGCCGGCCTCGAGGTGGGCCCCGACCTGATCTCGAGTGCGGTGGCCGACATCCACGGCCACACGATCGCCGACGTCACGGTCGACCCGCACGCCCACGACGATCCGGTCTCGGCGGTGCATGAGGCGATCGTGAAGGCGTGCAGGGGCGCCAAGGTGGGGCTCGGCAAGCTCCGCGGTGTCGTGATCGGCACCCCTGGCGTGGTCGATCCACGCAGCGGCGACGTGCGCTTCTCCTTCGACCTGCCCGGCTGGCACGAGGGCATCCACGAGGCTCTGGCCGGCGACCTGCGGCGAGAGGTGACGATCGAGAACGACGTCAACCTCGCCGCTCTCGCCGAGCGCGCCGACGGGGCGGCCAAAGGACTCGACGACTTCGTACTGCTGTGGTCGAGCCGGGGCCTGGGCATGGCGGTCATGCTCGGGGGCAAGTTGCACCGGGGACGTTCGGGCAGCGCGGGCGAGATCGGCTACCTGCCGGTGCCCGGCGTGCCGCTTCCTGAGGACATCCGCACCCTGCCGGGGCGGTTGCCCTCGCTGGCGGGCGGCCTGCAGTCGCTGGTCAGCGCCGAAGCGGTCAGCGAGCTGGCTCAGGAGTACGGCTTCGCCGCCGAGAGCGCGGGCGAGTGCGTCAGGGTAGCGGTGGCCGCGGGCGCCGAGGGGGAGCCGCTGCTGGATGAGGTCGCGCACCGACTGGCCCTCGGGGTCGCGGCGGTGTGCGTGATCCTCGACCCCGGGCTGGTGGTGCTCGGCGGCGAGGTGGGGCACGCCGGCGGGCGGGCGCTCACGTCGCGCGTGGAAGAGGCGGTCGCCAAGATCTGCCCTGTACGGCCCCATGTGGCCACCAGCACCGTGGAGGGCAACCCGGTGTTGCGGGGTGCGGTGCTGGCGGCGCTCCAGCAGGCGCGCGAGGAGATCTTCAGCTCCTGA
- a CDS encoding helix-turn-helix domain-containing protein: protein MILLRQLLGDVLRRLRVRQGRTLREVSTLARVSLGYLSEVERGQKEASSELLASICGALGVPLSQVLREVSDQFALAELQAAPVLADVPEHERLPLTETVPGSISDSVFPEVKDMVAA from the coding sequence ATGATTCTGCTGCGTCAGCTGCTCGGCGACGTGCTGAGGCGGCTGCGGGTGCGGCAGGGACGGACGCTACGCGAGGTGTCCACGCTGGCCCGTGTTTCGCTCGGCTACTTGTCCGAGGTGGAGCGTGGCCAGAAGGAGGCCTCGTCCGAGCTGCTCGCGTCCATTTGCGGCGCGCTCGGGGTGCCGCTTTCGCAGGTGTTGCGTGAAGTGTCCGACCAGTTCGCGCTGGCGGAGCTCCAGGCCGCTCCTGTGCTTGCCGATGTGCCTGAGCACGAGCGCCTGCCCCTTACCGAGACGGTTCCCGGGTCGATCTCCGACTCCGTGTTCCCCGAAGTCAAGGACATGGTGGCTGCCTAG
- the rimO gene encoding 30S ribosomal protein S12 methylthiotransferase RimO has protein sequence MSSRRTASLITLGCARNEVDSEELAARLEAAGWQLGDDDPDVVVVNTCGFIDSAKKDSIDTLLAAADSGAKVVAAGCMAERYGNELAEALPEASAVISFDDYAEIGDRLDDVLANRPLKPHTPRDRRTLLPISPVERATAPKTNIPGHGDLPTGLGPASGPRVLRKRLDESPVASLKLASGCDRRCTFCAIPAFRGSYVSRTPDELLAEADWLAHRGVRELVLVSENSTSYGKDLGDLRALEKLLPQLAAVDGIERVRVSYLQPAELRPGLIDVITGTGGVAPYFDLSFQHASNSVLRRMRRFGDPERFLGLLETVRERAPEAGVRSNFIVGFPGETEEEFGELVGFLEKARLDVIGVFGYSDEDGTEAANLPDKLDQEVIDERVRVLTALAEELTAQRAEERIGTEVDILIDDDLGDGGYEGRAAHQGPEVDGSVTVQGIGLVRGQIVRAVVVDAEGVDLIARIKASP, from the coding sequence ATGTCATCCCGCCGAACCGCATCGCTGATCACTCTGGGCTGCGCACGCAACGAGGTCGACTCCGAGGAGCTGGCCGCGCGACTCGAGGCTGCCGGCTGGCAGCTGGGCGACGACGACCCCGATGTCGTCGTCGTCAACACGTGTGGCTTCATCGACTCAGCCAAGAAGGACTCCATCGACACGCTCCTGGCCGCTGCCGACTCCGGCGCGAAAGTGGTGGCCGCGGGCTGCATGGCCGAGCGCTACGGCAACGAGCTGGCCGAGGCGCTGCCGGAGGCCAGCGCGGTCATCTCCTTCGACGACTACGCCGAGATCGGCGACCGGCTCGACGACGTGCTCGCGAACCGGCCGCTCAAGCCCCACACACCCCGTGACCGCCGCACGCTGCTCCCCATCTCGCCGGTGGAGCGTGCCACCGCGCCCAAGACCAACATCCCCGGCCACGGCGACCTGCCGACCGGGCTCGGGCCCGCCAGCGGGCCCCGTGTGCTGCGCAAACGCCTCGACGAGAGCCCGGTGGCCTCGCTCAAACTGGCCTCCGGCTGCGACCGGCGCTGCACGTTCTGCGCCATCCCGGCCTTCCGCGGCTCCTACGTCTCACGCACGCCGGACGAGCTGCTGGCCGAGGCCGACTGGCTGGCCCACCGGGGCGTGCGCGAGCTCGTCCTCGTCAGCGAAAACTCCACGTCCTACGGCAAGGACCTGGGCGACCTGCGGGCGCTGGAGAAGTTGCTGCCACAGCTCGCGGCCGTCGACGGCATCGAGCGGGTGCGGGTCAGCTACCTGCAGCCGGCCGAGCTGCGTCCCGGACTGATCGACGTCATCACCGGCACCGGGGGTGTGGCCCCCTACTTCGACCTGTCCTTCCAGCACGCCAGCAACAGCGTGCTGCGCAGGATGCGGCGTTTCGGCGACCCCGAGCGCTTCCTGGGGCTGCTGGAGACCGTACGCGAGCGCGCCCCTGAGGCCGGCGTGCGCTCCAACTTCATCGTGGGCTTCCCCGGGGAGACCGAGGAGGAGTTCGGCGAACTGGTGGGCTTCCTGGAGAAGGCCAGGCTCGACGTCATCGGCGTGTTCGGCTACTCCGACGAGGACGGCACCGAGGCGGCGAACCTGCCGGACAAGCTCGACCAGGAGGTCATCGACGAGCGTGTGCGGGTGCTCACCGCACTGGCCGAGGAGCTGACCGCCCAGCGGGCGGAGGAGCGCATCGGCACCGAGGTCGACATTCTGATCGACGACGACCTGGGCGACGGCGGCTATGAGGGCCGGGCCGCCCACCAGGGGCCCGAGGTCGACGGCTCGGTCACGGTGCAGGGCATCGGGCTGGTCAGGGGGCAGATCGTGCGCGCGGTCGTGGTCGACGCCGAGGGTGTCGACCTGATCGCGCGTATCAAGGCCAGTCCATGA
- a CDS encoding helix-turn-helix domain-containing protein translates to MQEQSIGAMLAAARQSAGLTVAQVSAATRIREAIIHDLEQDDYDQCGGKFYARGHVKAVAKAVGLDPEAVVHLYDQQQGGAPRPVRAAAVFQTDKKVHVPERRGPNWTMALGVALAIVVAFGMMRVLGGTGDQAQTPGVRQVSARPTVPPNTPITETPKSSRKVSGKRMVTVQIRAKRTSYVNLHDAKGRRLFSGTLQAGRVSTWRTPEKVNLVLSDAGAVSVLVNGEQVTGLGGRGEAVQRSFEAPKKQTRQRAR, encoded by the coding sequence GTGCAGGAGCAGAGCATCGGAGCCATGCTGGCGGCAGCCAGGCAGTCGGCGGGGCTGACGGTCGCGCAGGTGAGCGCGGCCACCCGGATCCGCGAGGCGATCATCCATGACTTGGAGCAGGATGACTACGACCAGTGTGGCGGCAAGTTCTACGCCAGGGGGCATGTCAAGGCCGTGGCCAAGGCTGTGGGGCTGGATCCCGAGGCCGTCGTGCACCTGTATGACCAGCAGCAGGGTGGGGCGCCTCGGCCGGTGCGGGCCGCGGCGGTGTTCCAGACCGACAAGAAGGTCCACGTGCCGGAGCGGCGGGGACCTAACTGGACGATGGCGCTCGGGGTGGCGCTGGCGATCGTGGTGGCCTTCGGCATGATGCGGGTGCTGGGCGGGACGGGCGACCAGGCGCAGACCCCCGGCGTGCGGCAGGTCTCCGCCCGGCCGACCGTCCCACCGAACACGCCCATCACGGAGACGCCCAAGTCGTCACGCAAGGTGAGTGGCAAGCGTATGGTGACCGTGCAGATCAGGGCCAAGCGGACGTCGTACGTGAACCTGCACGACGCGAAAGGTCGCCGGTTGTTCTCCGGGACGTTGCAGGCGGGCAGGGTCTCCACCTGGCGCACGCCGGAGAAGGTCAATCTGGTCCTCAGTGACGCCGGCGCGGTGTCGGTGCTGGTCAACGGCGAGCAGGTGACGGGACTCGGAGGGCGCGGGGAGGCGGTGCAGCGCTCCTTCGAGGCGCCGAAGAAGCAGACGCGACAGCGCGCGAGGTAG
- a CDS encoding PP2C family protein-serine/threonine phosphatase, whose translation MVAAHCLTIRQTGLLAGTALVLALLLPVLGDGSEPPYGLVRALIVTLGGLLCVAIARRAERQHADLTRMTRIAERAMIPSLPAELGGVRLTTHTRSATRNARIGGDLHEAIATPAGARLIIGDVKGHGLDAAHLSAAVLSAFRRTAATAPDLACLARDLDARIGPDLGPEDFVTVLLAEFVPGAVLLVNCGHPAPIRVDSRLRVLEPPRPCPPLGLSPHPYVWRVRLQPSDRLLLFTDGFTEARDRSGTQVPFEEHLHAALTAPTLAEALRDLLDLLRPDHSTRTRPDDLTLILAQPADAPQE comes from the coding sequence GTGGTCGCCGCACACTGCCTGACCATCCGGCAGACCGGCTTGCTCGCGGGCACCGCGCTCGTCCTGGCCCTCCTGCTCCCCGTCCTGGGAGACGGCTCGGAGCCGCCCTACGGCCTCGTACGGGCTCTGATCGTCACCCTCGGCGGGCTGCTGTGCGTCGCCATCGCCCGCCGCGCTGAACGACAGCACGCCGACCTGACCCGCATGACCCGCATCGCCGAGCGGGCCATGATCCCCTCGTTGCCCGCCGAACTGGGCGGTGTCCGGCTGACCACCCACACCCGGTCGGCAACCCGCAACGCCCGCATCGGCGGGGATCTGCACGAGGCCATCGCCACGCCCGCGGGCGCGCGTCTGATCATCGGGGACGTCAAGGGCCACGGCCTGGACGCCGCCCATCTCAGCGCGGCGGTGCTGAGCGCCTTCCGCCGCACCGCCGCCACCGCCCCCGACCTGGCCTGCCTGGCCCGTGACCTCGACGCCCGCATCGGCCCTGACCTGGGGCCCGAGGACTTCGTGACCGTGCTGCTCGCCGAGTTCGTGCCCGGCGCCGTCCTGCTCGTCAACTGCGGCCATCCCGCGCCGATCCGGGTCGACAGCCGGCTACGCGTGCTCGAGCCGCCCCGCCCCTGCCCGCCGCTGGGGCTGTCCCCTCACCCGTACGTGTGGCGCGTACGGCTGCAGCCGTCCGACCGCCTGCTGCTGTTCACCGACGGATTCACCGAGGCCCGCGACCGAAGCGGCACCCAGGTGCCGTTCGAGGAGCACCTGCACGCCGCCCTGACCGCCCCCACACTGGCTGAGGCCCTGCGCGACCTGCTGGACCTGCTGCGGCCCGACCACTCCACACGCACCCGACCCGACGACCTGACCCTGATCCTGGCCCAACCCGCAGACGCCCCACAGGAGTAG
- a CDS encoding DNA translocase FtsK: protein MIGKLIVGLWMLLANGIGSMARALGKNARELDPAHRRDGVGLTMLAGAIVLAAMTWRNADGAVSGVVNTAVHAVFGSLAWALPLLLGLLAWRYLRHPDQNADTGRMVIGWAALLIGVLGVIHVANGTPYPAGEGQGMDKVSAAGGMIGFIVSAPPMSILPPWITIPLLLLLSGFGVLVITATPVHRIPERLAELKHMLFERQAEPQSREPGKKRTRAKKPETGEGGETIKPYDSPVLAEKPDKRAGHSPEIVPGLTDEEESPAPEAERRTEPPLPTPAPRKVEQLVLSPQAGPYSLPDLQFLKPGSAPKPQTKANTTVVNALTSVLEQFTIDAQVIGFTRGPTVTRYEIELGPAVKVEKVTALTKNIAYAVKSADVRILSPIPGKSAIGVEIPNADKDLVALGDVLRSQVAQADHHPMIVGLGKDVEGRTIVANLAKMPHLLIAGATGAGKSVCVNGLITSILMRATPDEVRMVLVDPKRVELSVYEGIPHLITPIITNPKKAAEALEWVVGEMDRRYDDLAASGFRHVDEFNKAVRAGKLVPPPGSERVYQPYPYLLVIVDELSDLMMVAPRDVEDSIVRITQLARAAGIHLVIATQRPSVDVVTGLIKANVPSRLAFAVSSLTDSRVILDQPGADKLIGQGDALFLPMGASKPIRLQNAFVSEKEIAEIVAYCKAQMQAEYREDVAAAPVKREIDEDIGDDLELLIQAAELIVTTQFGSTSMLQRKLRVGFAKAGRLMDLLESRNVVGPSEGSKAREVLVKPDDLPGLLADLRGE, encoded by the coding sequence ATGATCGGCAAGCTGATCGTCGGGCTGTGGATGTTGCTCGCCAACGGCATCGGCAGCATGGCCCGCGCGCTCGGCAAGAACGCCCGCGAGCTGGATCCGGCGCACCGGCGCGACGGGGTAGGACTGACGATGCTCGCGGGCGCGATCGTGCTGGCGGCCATGACCTGGCGCAATGCCGACGGGGCGGTCTCCGGCGTGGTCAACACGGCCGTGCACGCCGTGTTCGGCTCGCTGGCCTGGGCGCTGCCGCTGCTGCTCGGCCTGCTGGCCTGGCGCTACCTGCGCCATCCCGACCAGAACGCCGACACCGGCCGCATGGTGATCGGCTGGGCCGCGCTGCTGATCGGTGTGCTGGGTGTGATCCACGTGGCCAACGGCACGCCCTATCCGGCCGGCGAAGGCCAGGGCATGGACAAGGTGTCGGCGGCCGGAGGCATGATCGGGTTCATCGTGTCGGCCCCACCGATGAGCATCCTGCCGCCGTGGATCACGATCCCGTTGTTGCTGCTTCTGTCCGGATTCGGCGTGCTCGTGATCACCGCGACTCCCGTGCACCGGATCCCCGAGCGGCTGGCCGAGCTCAAGCACATGTTGTTCGAGCGGCAGGCGGAGCCGCAGTCACGTGAGCCGGGTAAGAAGCGGACCAGGGCGAAGAAGCCGGAGACCGGCGAGGGCGGCGAAACGATCAAGCCCTACGACAGCCCGGTGCTGGCGGAGAAGCCGGACAAGCGGGCCGGCCACTCTCCGGAGATCGTGCCCGGACTGACCGACGAGGAGGAGTCGCCCGCGCCGGAGGCGGAGCGCAGGACCGAGCCGCCGCTGCCGACGCCCGCGCCGCGCAAGGTCGAGCAGTTGGTGCTGTCGCCGCAGGCGGGGCCCTACAGCCTGCCGGACCTGCAGTTCCTCAAGCCGGGCAGCGCGCCCAAGCCGCAGACCAAGGCCAACACCACCGTGGTGAACGCGCTGACCAGCGTGCTCGAGCAGTTCACGATCGACGCGCAGGTGATCGGGTTCACCCGCGGGCCGACCGTCACCCGGTACGAGATCGAGCTCGGCCCGGCGGTCAAGGTCGAGAAGGTGACGGCGCTCACCAAGAACATCGCCTACGCCGTCAAATCAGCAGATGTCAGGATTTTGTCGCCCATCCCGGGTAAGTCGGCTATCGGGGTGGAGATCCCGAACGCCGACAAGGACCTGGTGGCGCTGGGCGACGTGCTGCGGTCGCAGGTGGCGCAGGCCGATCACCATCCGATGATCGTCGGCCTGGGCAAGGACGTCGAGGGCCGCACCATCGTCGCGAACCTCGCCAAGATGCCCCACCTGCTCATCGCGGGCGCCACCGGCGCCGGCAAGTCGGTCTGCGTCAACGGGCTGATCACCAGCATCCTCATGCGGGCCACGCCGGACGAGGTGCGCATGGTGCTGGTGGACCCCAAACGCGTCGAGCTGAGCGTGTACGAGGGCATCCCCCACCTGATCACGCCGATCATCACCAACCCGAAGAAGGCCGCGGAGGCCCTCGAATGGGTGGTGGGTGAGATGGACCGGCGTTACGACGACCTGGCCGCGTCGGGGTTCCGGCACGTGGACGAGTTCAACAAGGCCGTGCGGGCGGGCAAGCTGGTGCCGCCGCCCGGCAGTGAGCGGGTCTACCAGCCGTACCCGTACCTGCTGGTGATCGTGGACGAGCTGTCCGACCTGATGATGGTGGCGCCGCGCGACGTCGAGGATTCGATCGTGCGCATCACGCAGCTGGCCCGCGCGGCCGGCATTCACCTGGTGATCGCCACCCAGCGGCCCAGCGTGGACGTGGTCACCGGTCTGATCAAGGCGAACGTGCCCTCCAGGCTGGCGTTCGCCGTCTCGTCGCTCACCGACTCCCGGGTCATCCTCGACCAGCCCGGCGCCGACAAGCTGATCGGCCAGGGTGACGCGCTGTTCCTGCCGATGGGCGCGAGCAAGCCCATCCGCCTGCAGAACGCGTTCGTCTCGGAGAAGGAGATCGCCGAGATCGTCGCGTACTGCAAGGCGCAGATGCAGGCCGAATACCGCGAGGACGTGGCCGCCGCGCCGGTCAAGCGGGAGATCGACGAGGACATCGGCGACGACCTCGAGCTGCTGATCCAGGCGGCCGAGCTGATCGTGACCACGCAGTTCGGCTCGACCTCGATGTTGCAGCGCAAGCTGCGGGTCGGCTTCGCCAAGGCCGGGCGGCTGATGGACCTGCTGGAGAGCCGCAACGTGGTCGGACCGAGCGAGGGCTCCAAGGCTCGCGAGGTGCTCGTGAAGCCCGACGATCTGCCGGGTTTGCTGGCCGACCTGCGTGGCGAATGA
- the pgsA gene encoding CDP-diacylglycerol--glycerol-3-phosphate 3-phosphatidyltransferase codes for MKDERRVVSPWNIANILTVLRLALVPFFVVCLFLPGAGWRVTALAVFAVASLTDHLDGELARRYGLITDFGKIADPIADKALTGAALVCLSILGELPWWVTGVILGRELGITALRFVLLRHAVIPASYGGKVKTVLQIAAIVLYLLPWIPDMVRWVVMGAALIVTVATGVDYVIRAVRLRKVARQARGE; via the coding sequence ATGAAAGACGAGCGCCGGGTGGTGAGCCCGTGGAACATCGCCAACATCCTGACGGTCCTCCGGTTGGCGCTCGTCCCGTTCTTCGTCGTCTGCCTCTTCCTGCCGGGCGCGGGCTGGCGGGTGACCGCGCTGGCGGTCTTCGCGGTGGCCTCGCTCACCGACCACCTCGACGGCGAGCTGGCTCGCCGGTACGGCCTGATCACGGACTTCGGCAAGATCGCGGATCCGATCGCGGACAAGGCGCTCACCGGCGCTGCGCTGGTGTGCCTGTCGATCCTGGGCGAGCTGCCGTGGTGGGTCACGGGAGTGATCCTGGGCAGGGAGCTGGGCATCACGGCGCTGAGGTTCGTGTTGCTGCGGCACGCGGTCATCCCGGCCAGCTATGGCGGCAAGGTCAAGACGGTGCTGCAGATCGCCGCGATCGTCCTCTACCTCCTGCCGTGGATCCCGGACATGGTGCGGTGGGTGGTGATGGGGGCGGCCCTGATCGTCACGGTGGCCACCGGCGTCGACTATGTGATCCGGGCCGTGAGGTTGCGTAAGGTGGCCAGGCAGGCGCGCGGGGAGTGA
- a CDS encoding CinA family protein, with product MLVRRSATVAVAESLTGGLIGAAFTSVSGSSKAFRGGVISYATDLKRELLGVPGELLRREGAVHPEVAAAMAAGVARLCGATYGLAVTGVAGPEPQDGKPVGLVHIAVSGPGGQIWSRELRLDGSRERIRVETVDEAVDLLAGVLKTNIGEHSR from the coding sequence ATGCTGGTGCGGCGGTCCGCCACGGTGGCGGTGGCCGAGTCGCTCACCGGCGGGCTCATCGGGGCCGCGTTCACGTCGGTGTCCGGGTCCTCGAAGGCGTTCCGCGGCGGAGTGATCTCGTACGCCACCGATCTCAAGCGGGAGCTGCTCGGTGTGCCGGGGGAGCTGCTGCGGCGCGAGGGGGCCGTGCACCCGGAGGTGGCGGCGGCCATGGCGGCGGGCGTCGCGCGGCTGTGCGGGGCCACGTACGGGCTTGCGGTGACCGGTGTGGCCGGTCCGGAGCCGCAGGACGGCAAGCCCGTGGGCCTCGTTCACATAGCGGTTTCCGGGCCTGGCGGGCAGATTTGGTCTCGCGAATTGAGACTTGATGGGTCGCGCGAACGTATCAGGGTAGAGACGGTGGACGAGGCCGTTGATCTCCTAGCAGGTGTGCTGAAGACGAACATAGGGGAACATTCCCGGTGA
- a CDS encoding DNA-formamidopyrimidine glycosylase family protein → MPEGDAVYRTAARLREALDGRILTRSDFRVPRYATVDLTGRAVLTTLSRGKHLLTRVEGDLTIHTHLRMDGSWRVHPATAHMKPPPGDQVRLILANQQWTAMGVKLGMVDLVQTRDETRLVGHLGPDLLGPDWDPDEAVRRLRGAPDRTIGEALLDQRNLAGIGTIYRAETLFLRGIWPWRKVGEIEDLNGLVSLAQRLLAANKGNAGTVTTGDRRPANQTWVYGRAGRPCRRCGTRISRGEMGAQPQERLILWCAGCQPR, encoded by the coding sequence ATGCCAGAAGGGGACGCCGTCTATCGGACAGCCGCACGTCTGCGGGAGGCTCTGGACGGCCGCATCCTCACCAGGTCCGACTTCCGCGTCCCTCGGTATGCCACCGTCGACCTGACGGGCCGCGCGGTGCTCACCACGCTCTCACGGGGCAAGCACCTGCTCACCCGCGTCGAAGGCGACCTGACCATCCACACCCACCTCCGCATGGACGGCAGCTGGCGTGTCCACCCGGCCACAGCCCACATGAAGCCACCCCCCGGCGACCAGGTCAGGCTGATCCTGGCCAACCAGCAGTGGACGGCCATGGGTGTGAAGCTGGGAATGGTGGATCTCGTCCAGACACGTGACGAGACACGGCTCGTGGGCCATCTGGGGCCTGATCTGCTCGGCCCGGACTGGGACCCGGACGAGGCCGTGCGGAGGCTGCGAGGGGCACCCGACAGGACCATCGGGGAGGCGCTGCTCGATCAGCGCAACCTGGCGGGGATCGGCACGATCTATCGCGCCGAGACCCTGTTCCTGCGAGGAATCTGGCCGTGGCGGAAGGTTGGGGAGATCGAGGATCTCAACGGACTGGTGTCATTGGCGCAGCGACTTCTGGCCGCCAACAAGGGAAATGCGGGCACGGTGACCACAGGTGATCGCCGCCCGGCGAACCAGACCTGGGTCTATGGCAGGGCGGGGAGGCCCTGTCGCCGTTGCGGCACCCGCATCAGCCGCGGGGAGATGGGGGCGCAGCCACAGGAGCGGCTGATCCTGTGGTGTGCCGGCTGCCAGCCACGCTAG